In Centropristis striata isolate RG_2023a ecotype Rhode Island chromosome 1, C.striata_1.0, whole genome shotgun sequence, one DNA window encodes the following:
- the LOC131976421 gene encoding transcription elongation factor 1 homolog, with product MGRRKSKRKPPAKKKMTGDLDSQFTCPFCNHEKSCDVKMERSRNTGIITCTVCLEVFQTPITYLSEPVDVYSDWIDACEAANQ from the exons ATGGGTCGCCGCAAGTCCAAGAGAAAGCCCCCAGCGAAGAAGAAGATGACAGGAGATCTGGATTCTCAGTTCACCTGTCCATTCTGCAACCACGAGAAGTCATGTGatgtcaaaat GGAGAGGAGCAGAAACACTGGAATCATAACATGTACAGTCTGCTTGGAGGTGTTCCAGACCCCTATTACCT ATCTATCAGAGCCAGTTGATGTGTACAGTGATTGGATAGACGCCTGTGAAGCAGCCAATCAGTAG